ATGGCATCAGGACCGTGATCGACTGGCCGGCAAGCGGCTTGGCATCATCGGCCAAAGCAGGCAGGGCAATCACCAAGGCTGCTGAGGCAAGCAAAGGCAATATAAATTTACGCATGTTCCCATCCTTCGTTATCGTTGACACTCATTGTCTTGATCGCGCGATCACGGTTTCAGCCTCGACCGCGATTTGCCCGAACCAGCCTTCGTCCAGCGGCCAGTCGAGAAGTTGGGCGGCGGCCAGAAGCGCGCCGCCAATAGGAGGAAGTACAGGTAAAATCGCCCGTCGGCCGATCCGCCGTTCGACGGCTTCGAGCAGGAGACGGCTGGAAAAGGTGCCGCCCGCATAAGTCCAATCGGTGCCGGCCTCGCAATGGCTTGATATCGCCCAATGATGCTTGGCAAGCTCGTCGGCCGCCTTTTCGATCAGGCTGATCGACGTTTCGTCGCCCTGCTGGGCGGTTCGGTCAACAAGGATGGAGAGCGCGGCAATAGCCGCGCGTGGTCGTGCAAGCCCGTTGATCCAACTGCCGAGAGCATTGATCGGATCGGAAATGTCGAGCTGGAGATCATCGTAAATTGCCTTCGCCAGTGCCGTCGGCTTGGCACGTCCATCAAGGCTCTGGCTGATGAGCTGGAGCGCTTTGCGACCGATCCA
The window above is part of the Rhizobium sp. WYJ-E13 genome. Proteins encoded here:
- a CDS encoding N-acetylglucosamine kinase; the encoded protein is MSEELILGIDGGGSKVLVTLADRDGHILRTALGGGVNPMDNPDWRHELERHIEPFRNEEGLTAVGAALPAYGEVAHLSALQKQCIDQAFPDIRKAVLNDVDAAHLGAFAGRPGILVLSGTGSMSWARNGAGLSTRAGGWGDVIGDEGSSYWIGRKALQLISQSLDGRAKPTALAKAIYDDLQLDISDPINALGSWINGLARPRAAIAALSILVDRTAQQGDETSISLIEKAADELAKHHWAISSHCEAGTDWTYAGGTFSSRLLLEAVERRIGRRAILPVLPPIGGALLAAAQLLDWPLDEGWFGQIAVEAETVIARSRQ